The following proteins are encoded in a genomic region of Ctenopharyngodon idella isolate HZGC_01 chromosome 12, HZGC01, whole genome shotgun sequence:
- the waca gene encoding WW domain-containing adapter protein with coiled-coil isoform X2 has protein sequence MVMYARKQPRLGDGCTDRRDSQPYQTLKYSSKSHPDHRHEKMRDNNDATPPCKMLRRSDSPENKHMDSTGHGRAKAIHPHRGRDREGGTSISPQENSHNHSSLHSSNSHSNPNKSSDTPYEPADDWSEHISSSGKKYYYNCRTEVSQWEKPKEWLEREQRQKEATKTAAVVNSFPKDRDYRREAMQATPASFSSTKSSIATEKPSSLTPSSSSAAVSGLSVANSASGASGSTVPVSPVMQSPAPPTLLQDPSLLRQLLPALQTALQLNNASVDMAKINEVLTAAVTQASLQSMLHKILTAGPSAFNITTLLSQATQLSNQAQQSSQSPMSLTSDASSPRSYVSPRISTPQTNTASLKPPLSTTPVSSQTKMNVMTVKSSSLPPPSSQQSHPTDKHHDNGNSPRTLQRQSQRSPSPASNHMGSNSSSNNGGGGGGQGPGVVSGAMPPGSVSAGTAPGRATCSFTPTLAAHFNENLIKHVQGWPAEHVEKQASRLREEAHTMGSIYMSENCTELKNLRSLVRVCEIQATLREQRILFLRQQIKELEKLKNQNSFMV, from the exons ACTCTTAAGTACTCATCCAAGAGTCACCccgatcacagacatgagaaGATGCGTGACAACAACGATGCCACTCCACCGTGCAAGATGTTGCGGCGATCAGACAGTCCAGAAAATAAACACATGGACAGCACTGGCCATGGCAGAGCAAAAGCCATCCATCCACACCGGGGGAGAGACAGAGAAGGAG gGACCAGTATATCCCCTCAAGAGAACTCCCATAACCACAGCTCTCTGCACAGCTCCAACTCTCATTCAAATCCCAACAAATCATCAGACACG CCATATGAGCCGGCAGATGATTGGTCTGAACACATCAGTTCTTCAGGGAAGAAGTACTACTACAACTGCAGGACAGAGGTGTCTCAGTGGGAGAAACCCAAAGAGTGGCTGGAGAG AGAGCAAAGGCAGAAAGAGGCAACCAAGACGGCTGCAGTGGTCAACAGTTTCCCTAAAGACAGGGACTACAGGCGTGAAGCCATGCAGGCTACACCCGCCAGCTTCTCCAGCACTA AGTCTTCGATTGCCACAGAGAAGCCTTCCTCACTCAccccctcctcttcctctgctGCTGTGTCTGGCTTAAGCGTGGCCAACTCAGCCAGCGGTGCCTCTGGCTCTACAGTCCCGGTTTCTCCGGTGATGCAGTCGCCAGCCCCGCCCACTCTTCTGCAAGACCCCTCCCTCTTACGCCAGCTTCTCCCCGCTCTGCAAACGGCCCTGCAGTTGAACAACGCCAGTGTAGACATGGCCAAGATTAATGAAG TTCTCACGGCTGCAGTAACTCAGGCTTCGCTGCAGTCCATGCTCCATAAGATCCTGACTGCTGGTCCGTCTGCCTTCAACATCACAACTCTGCTCTCCCAGGCTACTCAACTGTCCAACcaag CCCAGCAGTCCAGCCAGTCTCCAATGTCTCTGACATCAGACGCTTCCTCTCCTCGGTCGTACGTGTCTCCCAGAATCAGCACGCCGCAGACCAACACAGCCTCCCTCAAACCGCCCCTCAGCACCACACCAGTCTCCTCACAGACCAAG aTGAACGTTATGACAGTTAAGTCCAGTTCTCTCCCTCCACCGTCGTCCCAGCAGTCCCACCCCACAGACAAACATCACGACAACGGCAATTCTCCACGGACGCTGCAGAGACAGAG TCAGAGAAGTCCATCTCCAGCTTCGAACCACATGGGCAgtaacagcagcagtaataatgGCGGTGGCGGTGGTGGTCAAGGACCAGGTGTAGTCAGCGGAGCGATGCCCCCGGGTTCAGTATCTGCTGGCACAGCCCCAGGCAGAGCAACATGTTCCTTCACACCCACGCTGGCCGCGCACTTCAATGAGAACCTCATCAAACATGTGCAGGGGTGGCCCGCGGAGCACGTGGAGAAACAG GCCTCGCGGTTACGTGAAGAGGCTCACACCATGGGCAGCATCTACATGTCAGAGAACTGCACAGAGCTGAAGAACCTGCGCTCACTGGTGCGAGTGTGCGAGATCCAGGCCACGTTGCGCGAGCAGAG GATACTGTTTTTGAGACAACAAATTAAAGAACTTGAAAAGTTGAAGAATCAAAATTCCTTCATGGTTTGA
- the waca gene encoding WW domain-containing adapter protein with coiled-coil isoform X1 — translation MVMYARKQPRLGDGCTDRRDSQPYQTLKYSSKSHPDHRHEKMRDNNDATPPCKMLRRSDSPENKHMDSTGHGRAKAIHPHRGRDREGGTSISPQENSHNHSSLHSSNSHSNPNKSSDTPYEPADDWSEHISSSGKKYYYNCRTEVSQWEKPKEWLEREQRQKEATKTAAVVNSFPKDRDYRREAMQATPASFSSTKSSIATEKPSSLTPSSSSAAVSGLSVANSASGASGSTVPVSPVMQSPAPPTLLQDPSLLRQLLPALQTALQLNNASVDMAKINEVLTAAVTQASLQSMLHKILTAGPSAFNITTLLSQATQLSNQAQQSSQSPMSLTSDASSPRSYVSPRISTPQTNTASLKPPLSTTPVSSQTKMNVMTVKSSSLPPPSSQQSHPTDKHHDNGNSPRTLQRQSSQRSPSPASNHMGSNSSSNNGGGGGGQGPGVVSGAMPPGSVSAGTAPGRATCSFTPTLAAHFNENLIKHVQGWPAEHVEKQASRLREEAHTMGSIYMSENCTELKNLRSLVRVCEIQATLREQRILFLRQQIKELEKLKNQNSFMV, via the exons ACTCTTAAGTACTCATCCAAGAGTCACCccgatcacagacatgagaaGATGCGTGACAACAACGATGCCACTCCACCGTGCAAGATGTTGCGGCGATCAGACAGTCCAGAAAATAAACACATGGACAGCACTGGCCATGGCAGAGCAAAAGCCATCCATCCACACCGGGGGAGAGACAGAGAAGGAG gGACCAGTATATCCCCTCAAGAGAACTCCCATAACCACAGCTCTCTGCACAGCTCCAACTCTCATTCAAATCCCAACAAATCATCAGACACG CCATATGAGCCGGCAGATGATTGGTCTGAACACATCAGTTCTTCAGGGAAGAAGTACTACTACAACTGCAGGACAGAGGTGTCTCAGTGGGAGAAACCCAAAGAGTGGCTGGAGAG AGAGCAAAGGCAGAAAGAGGCAACCAAGACGGCTGCAGTGGTCAACAGTTTCCCTAAAGACAGGGACTACAGGCGTGAAGCCATGCAGGCTACACCCGCCAGCTTCTCCAGCACTA AGTCTTCGATTGCCACAGAGAAGCCTTCCTCACTCAccccctcctcttcctctgctGCTGTGTCTGGCTTAAGCGTGGCCAACTCAGCCAGCGGTGCCTCTGGCTCTACAGTCCCGGTTTCTCCGGTGATGCAGTCGCCAGCCCCGCCCACTCTTCTGCAAGACCCCTCCCTCTTACGCCAGCTTCTCCCCGCTCTGCAAACGGCCCTGCAGTTGAACAACGCCAGTGTAGACATGGCCAAGATTAATGAAG TTCTCACGGCTGCAGTAACTCAGGCTTCGCTGCAGTCCATGCTCCATAAGATCCTGACTGCTGGTCCGTCTGCCTTCAACATCACAACTCTGCTCTCCCAGGCTACTCAACTGTCCAACcaag CCCAGCAGTCCAGCCAGTCTCCAATGTCTCTGACATCAGACGCTTCCTCTCCTCGGTCGTACGTGTCTCCCAGAATCAGCACGCCGCAGACCAACACAGCCTCCCTCAAACCGCCCCTCAGCACCACACCAGTCTCCTCACAGACCAAG aTGAACGTTATGACAGTTAAGTCCAGTTCTCTCCCTCCACCGTCGTCCCAGCAGTCCCACCCCACAGACAAACATCACGACAACGGCAATTCTCCACGGACGCTGCAGAGACAGAG CAGTCAGAGAAGTCCATCTCCAGCTTCGAACCACATGGGCAgtaacagcagcagtaataatgGCGGTGGCGGTGGTGGTCAAGGACCAGGTGTAGTCAGCGGAGCGATGCCCCCGGGTTCAGTATCTGCTGGCACAGCCCCAGGCAGAGCAACATGTTCCTTCACACCCACGCTGGCCGCGCACTTCAATGAGAACCTCATCAAACATGTGCAGGGGTGGCCCGCGGAGCACGTGGAGAAACAG GCCTCGCGGTTACGTGAAGAGGCTCACACCATGGGCAGCATCTACATGTCAGAGAACTGCACAGAGCTGAAGAACCTGCGCTCACTGGTGCGAGTGTGCGAGATCCAGGCCACGTTGCGCGAGCAGAG GATACTGTTTTTGAGACAACAAATTAAAGAACTTGAAAAGTTGAAGAATCAAAATTCCTTCATGGTTTGA